In Ktedonobacteraceae bacterium, one genomic interval encodes:
- a CDS encoding BON domain-containing protein: MIKPGSIAEMQKFIFGTQIFCSDGEDGSLVQVIFDPATRRLTHIGARQGRFFGKTHLVSFEHVVNASGEAITLDLSLADVASTDSSGVSGVSLERKSVVELVGSSSKGTLLLVAVHPGNGELAYLVAHNIRPGQDTLFQEKYVGSIEAGHVMVTIPEEVLQSLPPYRPDDVLQREVEGILFDFTPLHVDLKAINIHVLDSVLYLDGNISSSLKRDIVTDQVSGVQGLLEINNNLVADDTLAAGLARALGQDQITHDLPIGVYPRLGVVRLSGAVHTGQQKAVAGEIAKNYPGVRSVINNLVIDPNAELLNVMSAPEGGDAKDKVPGKYVRHTK, from the coding sequence ATGATTAAACCTGGTTCAATCGCCGAAATGCAGAAGTTTATTTTCGGCACGCAGATATTTTGTTCCGATGGTGAGGATGGCTCGCTGGTTCAGGTCATTTTTGACCCTGCTACCCGGCGCCTGACACATATAGGTGCGCGGCAGGGGCGTTTCTTCGGCAAAACTCACCTTGTTTCGTTTGAGCACGTCGTTAATGCTTCCGGTGAGGCTATAACGCTCGATCTCAGTCTTGCCGATGTCGCTTCCACAGATAGTTCAGGAGTGAGTGGAGTATCCCTCGAAAGAAAGAGTGTCGTAGAGCTTGTCGGTTCCTCAAGTAAAGGCACGCTGCTGCTCGTTGCTGTGCATCCAGGGAATGGGGAACTGGCCTATCTCGTGGCCCACAATATCCGCCCCGGGCAGGACACTCTGTTTCAGGAGAAGTACGTCGGCTCAATAGAAGCCGGGCATGTGATGGTGACGATTCCGGAAGAGGTCCTGCAAAGCCTTCCACCTTACCGGCCTGATGATGTACTCCAGCGCGAGGTAGAGGGCATTCTGTTCGATTTTACTCCATTACATGTTGACCTGAAGGCCATCAATATTCATGTGTTGGATAGTGTCCTTTACCTGGACGGTAACATCTCCAGTTCGCTGAAGCGTGATATTGTGACCGACCAGGTATCGGGCGTGCAGGGCTTGTTGGAGATCAACAACAACCTGGTTGCCGACGATACGCTGGCGGCAGGGCTGGCGAGAGCGTTGGGCCAGGACCAGATCACACACGACCTGCCAATAGGCGTCTACCCGCGTCTTGGAGTCGTGCGCCTGAGCGGTGCCGTCCACACCGGCCAGCAGAAAGCGGTTGCCGGAGAAATAGCAAAGAACTATCCAGGAGTGCGTTCGGTAATCAACAACCTGGTGATCGACCCCAATGCCGAATTGCTGAACGTTATGTCGGCACCCGAAGGCGGCGATGCGAAAGATAAGGTGCCTGGGAAATATGTCAGGCATACAAAGTAG
- a CDS encoding FAD-dependent oxidoreductase, whose translation MAVSIRDNLSPIQTSPQPVVRNDVGHSSFTLTIDGKTVQAYENQTLLSVAVDNGITDIPNMCNDEKLEPTATCRMCLVHIEGVKQPLPSCTTPALPGMVVTTKSDELFHIRRTNLEMLLSDHNAYCQPPCQADCPTHIDIPGYLELIAKGSMKEAARLVKEVLPFPYILGLTCPAPCQKACRRGLVEEEIAICRMHGHAAETCLLDPPHPFVKDPPTGKKVAIVGAGPAGLTCAYYLALKGHYCKVFDQQPQPGGQLRYGIPEYRLQKDMMDREIDHVWSLGVDAQYNVRLGRDFTIDDLFAQGFDAIYLGIGAWTSNKLNMEGEDAEGFVNAISYLSEKVEGKPVPVKEGDEVVVYGGGFTAYDCTRTSLRLGAKVHTLYYRTRSDITATFEEVEDGINEGTDLQVQTMIQKILVEDGKVKGVQCVKTKPGEPDARGRRRPVPVQGSEFVINCNAVIPAVGQAVQQDVLEDKSGVKFTKHGTIQTNPHNFMTDRAGVFAGGDAQMGAKTIIECVGQGKLGARSIHAYLSGEDMKEVARRLELEERHPDLFDIVPYKPVEPKVKMPMLPYEDRKRNFRIIEMGYMQEQAEREAARCLQCACPAAGQCDLQKYSIEHGLADNRFHDGEPTDYHDYDMDLSHSFILRDPNKCINCTQCVRVCHDVIGPDCYGMFGKGFDTIVSTPFNVSLHDTDCVSCGACVQVCPTGSLMMAERYLKRYAFALDRCIFCGDCVEVCPHGALGETPNFELSFFNRFGPDVTLDKGDLATAPDYLVRQRLPRSKKNLPVMSPLVRPLPPRGIRE comes from the coding sequence GCATATCGAGGGTGTAAAACAGCCCTTGCCGTCGTGTACGACACCGGCGCTTCCCGGCATGGTTGTGACGACAAAGTCGGATGAGTTGTTCCACATCCGGCGTACAAACCTGGAGATGTTGCTCTCCGACCACAATGCCTACTGCCAGCCTCCCTGCCAGGCGGATTGCCCAACGCATATCGACATTCCGGGATACCTGGAACTGATAGCGAAAGGTTCGATGAAAGAGGCGGCGCGACTGGTCAAGGAAGTGCTGCCATTCCCTTATATCCTGGGGTTGACCTGCCCGGCTCCCTGTCAGAAGGCCTGCCGCCGCGGACTCGTTGAGGAAGAGATAGCGATCTGTCGCATGCATGGTCACGCCGCCGAAACCTGCCTGCTCGACCCGCCGCATCCTTTCGTGAAGGACCCGCCAACGGGCAAGAAGGTTGCCATTGTTGGCGCGGGACCGGCAGGACTCACCTGCGCCTACTACCTCGCCTTGAAAGGCCACTACTGCAAGGTCTTTGACCAGCAACCGCAGCCGGGTGGTCAATTGCGCTACGGCATCCCTGAATACCGTCTTCAGAAAGACATGATGGACCGCGAGATTGATCATGTCTGGTCGCTGGGTGTGGATGCGCAGTACAACGTCAGGCTCGGGCGCGATTTTACCATCGATGACCTGTTTGCCCAGGGCTTTGATGCCATCTACCTGGGTATCGGAGCCTGGACCAGCAACAAGCTGAATATGGAAGGCGAAGATGCCGAAGGATTCGTCAACGCCATCTCCTATCTCTCCGAAAAGGTTGAAGGCAAGCCGGTGCCGGTGAAGGAAGGCGATGAGGTCGTAGTCTATGGCGGCGGATTCACGGCCTACGACTGCACTCGAACCTCACTGCGCCTGGGAGCGAAAGTGCATACGCTCTATTACCGCACGCGCTCGGATATCACGGCGACTTTTGAAGAGGTTGAGGACGGCATCAACGAGGGCACCGACCTGCAAGTCCAGACCATGATCCAGAAAATCCTGGTCGAGGATGGCAAGGTCAAAGGCGTTCAATGCGTGAAAACGAAGCCTGGCGAACCCGACGCGCGTGGCCGGCGACGGCCCGTACCGGTGCAAGGTTCGGAGTTCGTCATTAACTGCAACGCGGTTATCCCTGCCGTGGGCCAGGCCGTCCAGCAAGATGTGCTTGAGGACAAGTCCGGCGTCAAGTTTACCAAGCATGGTACCATTCAGACTAATCCGCATAACTTCATGACAGACCGCGCAGGTGTCTTTGCCGGTGGTGATGCCCAGATGGGCGCGAAGACCATCATTGAGTGCGTCGGACAGGGCAAGCTCGGTGCTCGCTCGATACACGCGTACCTCAGTGGCGAGGATATGAAAGAAGTGGCGCGACGCCTGGAACTGGAAGAGCGTCACCCAGATCTCTTTGATATCGTCCCCTATAAGCCCGTCGAGCCGAAAGTGAAGATGCCGATGCTGCCCTACGAAGACCGCAAGCGCAACTTCAGAATCATCGAGATGGGCTATATGCAGGAACAGGCGGAGCGCGAAGCCGCTCGTTGCTTGCAGTGCGCGTGCCCTGCTGCCGGGCAGTGCGACCTGCAAAAGTATAGTATCGAGCATGGTCTGGCGGATAACCGCTTCCACGATGGCGAACCAACCGACTATCATGATTATGATATGGACCTGTCGCACAGCTTTATCCTGCGCGATCCCAACAAGTGCATCAACTGTACGCAGTGCGTGCGGGTCTGCCATGATGTGATTGGCCCCGACTGTTATGGCATGTTCGGCAAGGGCTTCGACACCATCGTATCCACGCCGTTCAACGTCAGCCTGCATGATACCGACTGCGTCTCCTGTGGCGCGTGCGTGCAGGTCTGCCCGACCGGTTCCTTGATGATGGCCGAGCGTTACCTGAAACGCTACGCCTTCGCGCTGGATCGCTGCATCTTCTGTGGCGACTGCGTAGAGGTCTGTCCTCACGGAGCATTGGGTGAGACGCCGAACTTCGAGCTCTCGTTCTTCAATCGCTTTGGCCCCGATGTCACACTCGACAAAGGCGACCTGGCGACTGCGCCGGACTACCTGGTGCGCCAGCGCCTGCCGCGCAGTAAAAAGAACCTGCCCGTGATGAGCCCTCTGGTGCGCCCGCTGCCGCCGCGTGGCATCAGGGAATAA
- a CDS encoding glycoside hydrolase family 1 protein: MAGQRTLQFPRGFLWGTASSSYQCEGGNTNDQWYRWEQQGHILTREHAGDACDWWHNAESDFEWAEQMENNALRLSIEWSRIEPQEGQWNSAAIDRYRQMLADLHRRHMKPFVTLHHFTDPLWFADRGGFANERNIFYFIRYVTYVVQSLQDLCDFWLTINEPNVYAFMGYVLGSYPPGEHNISLALRVLRNLVQAHVEAFYAIRRAQPQSEIGYCLDYRLFDPASIFSLLDTLVAGAHDEFFNWAALEAAETGRFPFPLKMMLSPVPHASGTRDYHGVNYYTRDIVRFDPTRPADFFARRYVKPGALHNDPGLEGNFGEIYPEGIYRVLKDVYRRTRGNKPLYVTENGFSDTLDDRRPRAILEHLAMVHRAIREGIPVRGYFHWTLVDNFEWSEGWGARFGLIELDPRTQRRAPRPSASMFGEICRANAITESIVERYAPEAMGFIFPQSNSELARSASV, translated from the coding sequence ATGGCTGGCCAGCGAACATTGCAGTTCCCGCGCGGCTTTTTATGGGGAACAGCATCTTCATCGTATCAATGTGAGGGTGGAAATACGAACGATCAATGGTATCGCTGGGAGCAACAGGGCCATATTCTCACCAGAGAACATGCTGGAGATGCCTGCGACTGGTGGCACAACGCGGAAAGCGATTTTGAGTGGGCCGAGCAGATGGAGAACAATGCCCTGCGCCTGAGCATCGAGTGGAGTCGCATTGAGCCGCAAGAGGGACAATGGAATAGCGCCGCCATAGACCGTTACCGGCAGATGCTCGCGGATTTGCACCGTCGCCACATGAAACCTTTCGTCACCCTGCATCACTTCACCGACCCATTGTGGTTTGCCGACCGTGGTGGTTTTGCCAACGAGCGTAACATTTTTTATTTTATCCGCTATGTTACCTATGTCGTGCAGTCGTTGCAGGACCTGTGCGACTTCTGGCTCACGATCAACGAACCGAACGTCTACGCTTTTATGGGATATGTACTTGGCTCGTATCCCCCGGGTGAGCATAATATTAGTCTCGCTCTACGTGTTCTGCGCAACCTGGTGCAGGCCCATGTCGAGGCATTCTATGCCATCCGACGCGCGCAGCCACAATCCGAGATTGGCTATTGCCTCGATTACCGTCTGTTCGATCCGGCCAGCATTTTTTCGCTGCTCGATACGCTTGTTGCGGGTGCTCATGACGAGTTCTTCAACTGGGCAGCATTAGAGGCAGCCGAGACCGGTCGCTTTCCGTTTCCCCTGAAAATGATGCTGTCACCTGTCCCACATGCATCCGGCACGCGTGATTACCATGGCGTGAACTATTACACCCGCGATATCGTGCGCTTCGACCCCACACGCCCGGCGGATTTTTTCGCTCGTCGCTACGTGAAGCCTGGCGCGCTGCATAATGACCCCGGTTTAGAAGGAAACTTCGGCGAAATTTATCCAGAGGGTATCTATCGCGTCTTGAAAGATGTCTACCGGCGCACGCGAGGCAACAAGCCGCTCTACGTTACTGAGAACGGCTTCAGCGATACACTCGATGACCGCCGTCCAAGGGCTATCCTTGAACATCTTGCCATGGTACATCGAGCCATCCGCGAGGGTATACCTGTGCGGGGCTATTTTCACTGGACACTGGTTGATAACTTTGAATGGAGCGAAGGCTGGGGAGCTCGCTTCGGCCTGATCGAACTCGACCCTCGCACGCAGAGGCGCGCACCAAGGCCGAGCGCGAGCATGTTCGGGGAAATCTGCCGTGCCAATGCCATCACCGAAAGCATTGTCGAGCGTTACGCGCCCGAAGCCATGGGTTTCATTTTTCCCCAATCCAATTCCGAACTGGCAAGGAGCGCCAGTGTATAA
- a CDS encoding AAA family ATPase yields the protein MMESLDQLKTTAQEASPPTPAIDTDEPKDAEAARSGSEAMARPVPTQKREIAAQALRTLWFEFQLEGEPLIFPSPIGGRMQIEHHPMLLNRLVEVDREQEKARPGQLKNWRRLPAPEYAAGIAAIGEVNTILKADLIQPAEIGDTGTVPAAPYSWIYYIFEDGWKALSVYFETDGNETAALAAIPMGRQDDWLAFLKHLDDQHKSYWIKDHYGRIEIIGGDSDLADSIKAASYDDLVLPEGTLLQIKAQRHIFDKAVLSRYEALHMPRLRKVLLFGPSGTGKTTLLRAEGAFHAKQDGLVLYVSSTPPGRNGSPWQNLAQALNVAAKCSLPTLILLEDFEAFIVNPPDLQQVLNMLDGVGAPDNPAGTLLLATTSDPEKIDQRIRDRPGRIDVLIEMGLIDNTELALRFLKHFLGEYFNEEEHTSVASLLLKQPGSHFREVCISGLMHALEMGRSDVLKEDLLWAHDMIITGRDLASEAERFSPSVARKRGSYFGKNS from the coding sequence ATGATGGAGAGTTTAGACCAGCTCAAAACCACTGCACAAGAAGCGTCTCCTCCAACCCCCGCGATCGATACAGATGAGCCAAAAGATGCTGAAGCCGCGCGGTCAGGTAGTGAAGCAATGGCAAGACCGGTGCCCACCCAGAAGCGCGAGATCGCAGCCCAGGCGCTAAGAACACTCTGGTTCGAGTTTCAGCTTGAGGGTGAACCGCTAATTTTCCCCTCACCCATTGGGGGAAGGATGCAGATTGAACATCATCCTATGCTCCTCAACCGGCTTGTGGAAGTGGACAGAGAGCAAGAGAAGGCGCGCCCCGGCCAGCTCAAAAATTGGAGACGACTGCCCGCGCCAGAATATGCTGCCGGTATTGCTGCAATCGGTGAAGTCAATACCATCTTGAAGGCGGACCTGATCCAACCGGCAGAAATTGGTGATACGGGTACCGTACCTGCCGCTCCCTACAGCTGGATATACTATATCTTCGAGGATGGTTGGAAAGCCCTCTCCGTCTACTTCGAGACCGATGGGAACGAGACTGCCGCGCTGGCCGCTATTCCCATGGGACGCCAGGATGATTGGCTGGCCTTTCTCAAGCACCTGGATGACCAGCACAAGTCCTACTGGATTAAGGATCACTATGGCCGTATAGAGATTATCGGCGGCGATAGTGACCTCGCAGATTCAATTAAAGCTGCCTCATATGATGATCTGGTACTACCGGAAGGAACATTACTTCAGATAAAGGCGCAGCGCCACATCTTTGACAAAGCAGTCTTGAGCCGGTACGAAGCCCTGCATATGCCGCGCCTGCGCAAGGTCCTGCTCTTTGGACCATCCGGCACCGGCAAGACAACGCTTCTGAGGGCCGAGGGCGCGTTTCATGCAAAGCAAGACGGCCTTGTCCTTTATGTTTCTTCGACTCCACCGGGGCGCAATGGCAGTCCCTGGCAAAATCTGGCCCAGGCACTCAATGTGGCGGCGAAGTGCAGTCTGCCAACGCTCATCTTGCTCGAAGACTTCGAGGCATTTATCGTCAATCCTCCTGACCTGCAGCAGGTTCTCAATATGCTTGATGGCGTAGGCGCGCCTGATAATCCCGCTGGCACATTGTTGCTGGCTACCACCAGCGATCCGGAGAAGATCGACCAGCGCATTCGCGACCGGCCAGGTCGTATTGACGTTTTGATTGAAATGGGGCTGATTGACAATACTGAACTTGCATTGCGCTTCCTCAAACATTTCCTCGGTGAATACTTTAACGAGGAAGAGCATACCTCCGTTGCCTCACTGCTGTTGAAGCAGCCGGGCAGCCATTTCCGCGAGGTATGTATCTCCGGCCTCATGCATGCTCTGGAGATGGGCCGCTCGGATGTGCTGAAAGAAGACCTGCTCTGGGCGCATGACATGATTATTACGGGTAGGGACCTTGCTTCCGAAGCTGAAAGATTCTCGCCCTCAGTAGCGCGCAAACGCGGCAGCTACTTCGGCAAGAATTCTTAG